The sequence AATTGATGTTATCTATATAGGAGTgacaattttgaaatttttactCTTGAATCACTTATATAGCCGTAACAAATTGCAACTTTGTTGTACAATGATCCTTTTCTATTACTTGCAATATATCAAATTTCATTAGATTAACATCATtgctaattcttttatttaaagGTAGGAACAAGTAGCCTATAGATCAAGTAATGGATATACAGTGCAGTATAGAGTTTGATCAGTTCAGGAAATCAATTTAGTTAGTTTAGAGTTTGATGCATGCTCACCAACTTAGCCAATGATTTATTAACCTGCTAGAAGTTGTCCAACATCTTTCATCTTTTAGTCGAAATACAAAGTTTGTGTTCTTTTTGCTGGGAAATTCTTCTTTGCCCTTTCAATAGGTATATTACGGTTTCATCCATTAAGTTTCTGGAGCAAGACAGAATTACAATTGTGAAATATAATGgtttttaagtattaaataaACTTAATCACAAATAACTCATAGCAAAGTTACAATTGTAaacataatttttataaaccAGAATATCAAATTGTTCTCCttctaatttaaaatatggtaaagttcaaataaaacccctgtggtttcactaattttcagataaaggactgtggtttactttttgtcaaaacgatgactggggttttcaactttagcaaaataaggactttttcgattgattctattaaaatcatcattaacaacttcaaaaatgacatattttaagaactactaatattctaagcaactttaattcttcaacttttttatttcgaggtTATTTTGATGATGTTTggtggtaaagagagagaaagttaatgtttagattgagaaagttccaaaaaagatgattttctaaaataaaaaatatagttccatagaaaatatgacattgaacaactttaattcttgaaaattttcattttcaggtcgttaaagatagttttaatagcattattaaaagtgcgaaacctcagtcctcgttttgacaaaaagtaaaccacagtcttttatctgaaaattagtgaaaccataaggattttatttgaactttcccctTTAAAATATATGcctaagaaaagaagtcccccATTCGTAACTCACTTCTCTGAAGCAAGGTAAGGTAAATCGAGTCTTACGGGAACGAAGGATAAGAAGTTTTCCTATTCTACAGAACCCATTACACCAGACAGAGGCGCCCCATAGGGCTTATACCAGAACTAAGGTAAGGCGCCAAAGGATAGGCTATAAGAGGTCCCAGGTAAGGCAAGAGGGTTGTTTACGAGGTCCCAGAAAAGCCAAGAAATGGGAGGTCACAGAAATGGCGCCGCTTTCTCTGTAGTGTTGTCACACAGCTGCCCGCCTAGAAGCGCCACTCGCTCTGTAGTGTTGTCACACAAGATAAGCACACCGCCCGCCTGCTGGCCGGGCGAATCTAAGTTCTCTTCCGGTCAACTGTCCACCCAGTCAAGTGCAAAAAACACAGTAGAATCACGCAACGCACGCTGCTGGTGTGCTTCCTGCCGAAAGAAAGAAGAGCGACAAGGTTTAGTTCAGCTTTGACTGTTTGCAGCATGGGAGCGGATTACCCAAAAAATCCCTGGGAACAATGAAAAAAAAGATATCTCGGTAACGAAAACTATAGGGGGCTGTATTGGCGAGATCCAACGGTGAACAGCTGCCCAAAAGAAAGACCGCCTGGAAGTCCGAGGACCTTTAGTACCGTACCCTGCCCCCAAACCAGCAGCCTTCGCGCCAAGCAAGACCGCCCTTGCCCCTCCATTCCGCCTCTTTCTTTGCTTTGTTCCAATAGAGTATAAGGCAAAGCAAAAGTGGTTCATATGCCTACTTTACCTACTTGAcaaaaaaagatttttttttttaatttttcgaaAGAAGACGAAAATGAATCGAAATCCAATGGATTTCGATTTGATTCTTTAGTCAATCCATTGCGAAATGCTTTTCTATTTCTAAAATACCCAATATATGTTTTACATCGTCTATGTGAAAATCTTCAATTTGCATAAGATCTTCTTGACTCTTATTCAAAAGGTCTGATAATGTATGTATATTAGACCTTTTGAGGCAATTATAGATCTTAGGAGTCAATTCGAATTGGTCAATAAAAATGTATTTCAAtggtatttcttttttattttttcttttttgtcagAAAGTCTTCTTCGGGAGTCTTCATGAATATGCTCCTAGTAGTTCACGGATAAAAACAACCGACTACATCAGAAGAAAAGGCAGAAGTCTGGGGCACCTGCTACCGGATCCCGTTGAAGTTTACGAATAGAGTAGAGTTCGGTCGAACGCAAAACAACGAGTTCTTATTATACCTATATCAGATACCAGATTTTGGGAATTACTTGTACTGCATTTCTAGTCATAATATGGATAATGGATAGTGGTAAGAAGACTATTTGACTTTATCCCCTCTTTTGTTTTGCGTTTTGTTTTTTGAATCTGCAGTTTGATGTATGCAAACCTGGTAACCTTACAGCTAGTGCGTCAGTCACCCTTCGGGATAGGAGTAGGAGTCAGTATCTGCTCTACCCTTCAAGCCAATAAATATACTCAAGCCAAGGAATATACCTTTCTGGTGCTCTTATCAGATCTATCAGGTTCGGAAGAAAAAAAGGGTTATAGTAATCCCATGCCAGAAAGGAGTTTTGATTAAGCAAACCCTAAACCTGACGGTATGGAAAGCAGCCTAAGAGTAAGAGTTCTTTACCGAAATAGAAATAGAATAAGGCACTACCCTTTATCTATCTACTTTTGCGAGGGAATCTCTTGTGTCCACTGGTGCTGTAGTTAAAGATGTTGCCACTGCTGCAGATGTAGTTCCTGTTGTAGTTACTGTACCTGTATTAGCCGGAGAAGAACTTCTATCAGCTGTGAAGCTAGAAAAGACTTTTAGTTGTCCGATCCAATGCAACCTCATTCAATACTATGCTTTGAAACCTCTGAACAATTTGAAAGAAAGAAGCCCCCACTCTTCTATGCTTTGAAGTGACGCGCTACCAAGCTGCGCTACATCCCTTTGTAATTGATTTACAATGTTATTGTAAAGAATAACCATTTTGTTTTCCACatactaaatttcatttttcCCATTGCTATCCATtatgattttttcttttttatctcatatcatatattatataataataaacttacgcAAATTTCGTGAATGCTCgggaaaaaggaaaaagggggACATCTTTTTTTTAAGACAAGGAAAATATTATCTATTAAATTGTTGACTATCCATTATTTGATATCCGTCACCATCTATTCTAGCTGATGCTGAGATCTTCCGCTAACCCAATACAATAACCGTTCTTTCATTTCCCCTACTTCTTTTCTCAACTCTTCCTGAAGTTGCTCATTCATGATTCTTTTTCTTGCTCGAGTCTTAGAGTCCCGGAATCAGGAGCGATAGATTCATCCCTTTCTTTCTCACAGTCGTGGCTTCCTCTGCCGAACCATGGGAATTACGGGGTGAAAGCTCAACATAAAGAGTCTTTCACATGTGTCAAGAATAGGGTAGGGTATCCGGGGTCAGAAGGCCAATGAGCATGTTTGATAGCTTCAGAGAGACCCCCGGAAGCAGGGGCAGTAACAAACAGCAGGCGGAGTTAGCGGTTAAAAGGATCTATTCTCTATTTTAGGCATTCAAaggtatctttttttttattcgtTTTAATAACagaaaattaaaatagaaaatatagaAAATTCTCTACTGTTTATATCTGTGTAGCGTTTATTCCTATGAAATACCAGACGAAAAGGGACGATCTTAGAAGGGGTATAATGAAATTCATCTATCTCGTATCTGGTACTGCATGGTTCCACTCTGCAAGAACCCCGAATCATTCTCTTGAAGCTCATCCTCTTCATCATAAATGATCCGCTTGCCCTAGTCTGATCTTTCTTCACTTGACAGGATGGTGGTAAGCTGAGATTCAAGTGGCACTCAAGAAAGTGATTAGTCTTTACGGGAGATAGGGATATTGAATTTCAGATAGTGAACTCGAAACTCAGACTCCAAAGCAAACAGCAAATCCGTGGGTATTTGAACCCGAGTATCCGGGAAAAAGTAGAATATTTGATGGAAGAACAGGGGATCCTTTTGAACAGCCTGTTATAATAGGGCAGCCCTATATCttgaaattaattcatcaaGTTGATGATAAAATACATGGACGTTCCAGTGGACATTATGCACTTGTTACACAACAACCCCTTAGAGGAAGGGCCAAGCAAGGGGGACAACGGGTCGGACTACCTGCACCTGGACAGAAAGACCCTATGAAGCTTCACTGTTCCCTGGGATTGGCTTTGGGCCTTTCCTGCGCAGCTTAGGTGGAAGGCGAAGAAGGCCCCCTTCCGGGGGGGTCCGAGCCATCAGTGAGATACCACTCTAGAAGAGCTAGAATTCTAACCTTGTGTCAGGACCTACGGGCCAAGGGACAGTCTCAGGTTCTGGAGCATCCTCAGGTTTAGGTATTGTTCCTCCAATGATCATAGTACCAAGCACTTCTTGGCGAGCTCTAATATGATCAGATTTATAAGTAAGCATTTCTTGTAAAATATGAGAAACACCAAATCCCTCTAGAGCCCAAACCTCCATTTCTCCGACCCGTTGTCCCCCTTGCTTGGCCCTTCCTCTAAGGGGTTGTTGTGTAACAAGTGCATAATGTCCACTGGAACGTCCATGTATTTTATCATCAACttgatgaattaatttcaaGATATAGGGCTGCCCTATTATAACAGGCTGTTCAAAAGGATCCCCTGTTCTTCCATCAAATATTCTACTTTTTCCCGGATACTCGGGTTCAAATACCCACGGATTTGCTGTTTGCTTACTGGCTTCATATAATTCAGAAAACACTAGTTTTCTCGAAGCCTCTTGTTCATATCTCTCATCAAAGGGCGCTATTCGATAATGTCGATCTAGCAGACCCCCCGCTAACCCGAGTGAGCATTCAAATATCTGTCCTACATTCATTCGTGAAGGTACTCCTAATGGGTTGAAGGCCATATCAACAGGTCTTCCATCTTGCAAATAGGGCATATCTTGTCTAGGCAAAATTTTTGAAATGATGCCTTTATTTCCATGTCTTCCAGCTACTTTATCACCCACTTTGATTTCACGTTTCTGTAAAATATATATACGAATCGTTTCTGGATTATAACAGGAGCCCTCCTTTCTCTGGATCCATCTCACATCAATAACTCGACCCCTACCACCTAGAGGTAATTTTAGACAAGTTTCCTTTGAAGTAGATACTTGAATACCAAGTATGGCTCTTAATAATCTATCTTCTAGAGCATACGATGATTCTTTCGCTATTTGAGGCGTTAATTTACCTACTAAAATGTCGCCTGTCTCTACCCAAGACCCCAGCATCACAATTCCATTTTTGTCTAAATTTCGGAGTAAATGGTCTTCTAGATGCGATATTTCATTAGTGATCCTTTCAGGTCCTTGGCTTGTCACATGAGTCTGAATTTCATATTTACGTATGTGAAAAGAAGTATAAATATCTTCATATACCAGACGTTCGCTAATGAGTACTGCATCCTCAAAATTGTAACCTTCCCATGGCATATAAGCTACTAATACGTTTTTCCCCAAGGCGAGTTCGCCACCAATGGTAGCGGCACCATCCGCTAAAACTTGTCCCTTTTTAATGCATTTACCCTGCTGAACCTGGGTTTTTTGGTGCATACAAGTATTTTTGTTAGAACGTTCATACATAACTAATGGAATGCGTAGAGTATCTCCATTGCCCGATAAAATGATCTTGTCAATATCAGTATAAATTATCTTTCCCTCGTGTTCGGCTATAGCAGGAACCCCTGAATCTAGAGCCGCTTGGCGTTCCAATCCAGTGCCAACAATGCATTTTTCGGACCGAGAAAGTGGAACTGCTTGACGTTGCATATTCGAACTCATTAAAGCCCGATTCGCATCATTATGCTCGATAAAAGGAATGAGGGAAGCTCCAATAGAAAAATATTGGAAGGGAAAAATACTTCGAAGATGGACCTGTTCCCATGCAATAGTCAGGAATTCTTGACGATATCGAGCTGGCGTAACCTGTTCTTCCTGAACACCTCGATTCAGCGCCAAGGAATTTCCTGCTGCTAACATATAGTATTCCTCACTATTTGGTGATAAATAAAACATCCGTAATTTTTTTGATCCCTCAGAGATTTCATAAAATGGGCTTTCTAAAGACCCCCAATGATCAATCTTGGCATGAATTGCTAAAGATCCAATAAGTCCAACATTGATTCCTTCAGACGTGTCAATGGGGCAAATGCGCCCATAGTGACTGGGGTAGATATCTCGTATTCGAAAACTAGCAGTTCGTCCTGTTAATCCTCCAGGACCCAAATAACTCGATTTTCTCCCATGAACTATTTGTGTCAATGGATTAGTTCGATCCAAAACTTGAGATAATGGGTGTAATCCAAAAAAAGATTCATAAGTGGTTGTTAATGGAGTTGAAGTTACCAAATTTTGAGGGGTCGGTATCAATTTGTGCCTAATTGCTCCACATATAGTCCCCCTAACCACATTTTCTAAACGAATCAGGGGTCCTTTCCTGGGGCTAATACTTCTATTGTTGATGTCTCTTCTTTGTTTCCACCTTGGACTTATGAACGAGTTAGAGGTCCTTCAAAGAAAGATGGCACTCTCTTTAGCTAATGGGCTAATTCGTTCTTGTTTGCGAAGTATTGGGTGCTCGTCTACTCTCGCCTTCGGGCTTGTTTTTACTGGTTGGACGATAGTTCTATGGAATGGTGGAGATATTATGCAAATGAGAATGTTACCCGAAGTTGGAGCGCATTCACCCCTTCCTTCACCCGACGGATCTCTCAGATCCTTCACTGCTACAAGGGAGGATTCGTCAGTATTCTCCATCTCTCCCCAAGGGGATGAATGGATTGAGGATTGAGAGAAATTATGGTGGGGGCGGGGAAGCCTCCTCTGTCCCCCCACAACAGGGGCAATCTTCCCCAACGGCTGCGAATCCGGCGGGAGGGCAACTTGCTGCCAATAACGCCGAGCCAACGCAGAGCCCGCTGCCCCAAAAAAAGGGAACAGCGGGACCAGCCCACGGAGAGGGGCATGGAAGGTCTT comes from Euphorbia lathyris chromosome 8, ddEupLath1.1, whole genome shotgun sequence and encodes:
- the LOC136203899 gene encoding DNA-directed RNA polymerase subunit beta; its protein translation is MRSNFGTSNSFISPRWKQRRDINNRSISPRKGPLIRLENVVRGTICGAIRHKLIPTPQNLVTSTPLTTTYESFFGLHPLSQVLDRTNPLTQIVHGRKSSYLGPGGLTGRTASFRIRDIYPSHYGRICPIDTSEGINVGLIGSLAIHAKIDHWGSLESPFYEISEGSKKLRMFYLSPNSEEYYMLAAGNSLALNRGVQEEQVTPARYRQEFLTIAWEQVHLRSIFPFQYFSIGASLIPFIEHNDANRALMSSNMQRQAVPLSRSEKCIVGTGLERQAALDSGVPAIAEHEGKIIYTDIDKIILSGNGDTLRIPLVMYERSNKNTCMHQKTQVQQGKCIKKGQVLADGAATIGGELALGKNVLVAYMPWEGYNFEDAVLISERLVYEDIYTSFHIRKYEIQTHVTSQGPERITNEISHLEDHLLRNLDKNGIVMLGSWVETGDILVGKLTPQIAKESSYALEDRLLRAILGIQVSTSKETCLKLPLGGRGRVIDVRWIQRKEGSCYNPETIRIYILQKREIKVGDKVAGRHGNKGIISKILPRQDMPYLQDGRPVDMAFNPLGVPSRMNVGQIFECSLGLAGGLLDRHYRIAPFDERYEQEASRKLVFSELYEASKQTANPWVFEPEYPGKSRIFDGRTGDPFEQPVIIGQPYILKLIHQVDDKIHGRSSGHYALVTQQPLRGRAKQGGQRVGEMEVWALEGFGVSHILQEMLTYKSDHIRARQEVLGTMIIGGTIPKPEDAPEPETVPWPVGPDTRLEF